One region of Fervidobacterium sp. genomic DNA includes:
- a CDS encoding extracellular solute-binding protein — protein sequence MPRKILLLFTFFIIKFFAYLYATQPYEYSTYLKHIQPLPLTGETLWTSPQYSVELIPGSSLEFSVFSPKNGYWNLNLQYIVLSSEVFPPEVSVEINNKLPFLEAESIPLIQYWQYDTFEYPKNRYGDEVVPSQNVLRNVISYTLEDSTKIYKYPLWFKLSKGLNNVKITLKSGRIKLVRISFTRPKRATTYLKSTNTQVNEAFIVVNAEKPYAKSDTSVNAASVRDISVKPYDTYKLLLNCFGGSNWAYPGQSVVYKFKIEKDGFYKIAFKYKQDFKPYVVVFRKIKLDGVVPFEDLNNVRFEYTPYWKIQNLKSVKDKSDMNFYFSKGEHYIEIEVNTSIYQDLLVGLKEIIDYINEIALKIKYITAGKANKIVEWEIRDYFTDIDKELQKLINKIKNYKKFIKAVNGVITSDYTSLQVAQIILERLAKNPNLIPNKLDTLIGSTGSVISEISNVYNSLRQMPLILDEIYIYQGKSLEKIVRPSFVSTFIEGTKRFFNSFRAMDLQNKMKNESNLRLLNIWVNRPRPYVDILQQLIDKDFTPRTKIYVKLSIMRDEQKLILANAAKKSPDIALGISNWIPFEMGIRGAALDLTRFPDFGKFINNFYPGSLIPYFYEEHCYGLPETLDFYVLFYRKDIMQYLNIPIPKTWEDVKLILPELQRNGMNFYIPLGGSTSFKAWMTTAPFIMQYHGKLFTKDGLKTAIDSPETLKALKEMTELFTMYGMPVQVANFFESFRKGEIPIGIGNLTNYIQLVIAAPELSGRWGIRPSPGVKYGNVIERWQTGSAQAVVIFNDTKYPVEAWEFVKWWLSKETQENFVNQVVSTYGIEYLFLPSNRYAIDNVPLKREDLLILKEQFQWLQEIPKMPASYVLEREISNVWNKVVLEGKVLRVAVDDAVNIVNKEFARKLEEFGYYKDGKPFKPFKIYTVDDILEFYKKK from the coding sequence TTGCCAAGAAAGATACTATTATTGTTTACCTTTTTCATTATTAAATTTTTTGCATATTTGTATGCCACACAACCTTATGAGTATTCAACGTATTTGAAACACATCCAACCTCTTCCGTTAACTGGGGAGACTCTTTGGACCTCTCCCCAGTATTCTGTTGAACTTATTCCTGGAAGTTCTTTAGAATTTTCTGTTTTTTCACCAAAAAATGGATACTGGAACTTGAATCTTCAATACATTGTTTTGTCAAGTGAAGTGTTCCCTCCAGAAGTTTCTGTTGAAATAAACAACAAACTTCCATTCTTAGAAGCTGAGTCCATACCGCTAATTCAGTACTGGCAGTATGATACTTTTGAATATCCCAAAAACAGATACGGTGACGAAGTTGTACCAAGTCAAAATGTTCTGAGAAATGTCATATCATACACACTTGAAGACTCTACGAAAATATACAAATACCCACTGTGGTTCAAGTTGTCCAAAGGATTAAACAATGTAAAAATAACTTTGAAATCTGGAAGAATAAAACTGGTACGTATATCATTTACTAGACCTAAAAGAGCAACAACCTATTTAAAATCCACTAATACACAAGTTAACGAAGCGTTTATTGTCGTAAACGCAGAAAAACCTTATGCAAAAAGTGACACATCAGTAAATGCTGCAAGTGTAAGAGACATTTCTGTTAAACCTTACGATACCTATAAGTTGTTGTTAAATTGCTTTGGAGGAAGCAACTGGGCTTATCCAGGACAAAGTGTTGTGTATAAATTTAAAATAGAAAAAGATGGATTTTATAAAATCGCATTCAAATATAAACAAGACTTCAAGCCATATGTTGTTGTATTCAGGAAAATTAAGCTCGATGGCGTTGTACCATTTGAAGATTTAAATAACGTTAGATTTGAGTATACACCGTATTGGAAAATACAGAACTTAAAATCTGTTAAGGACAAATCTGATATGAATTTCTATTTTTCCAAAGGAGAGCATTACATAGAAATAGAAGTAAATACATCGATTTATCAAGATCTCTTAGTTGGTTTGAAAGAAATAATTGATTACATAAATGAAATAGCGTTAAAGATAAAATACATAACAGCAGGTAAGGCTAACAAGATTGTCGAGTGGGAAATACGAGATTACTTTACAGATATAGACAAAGAATTGCAAAAGCTCATAAATAAAATAAAAAACTACAAGAAATTTATCAAAGCCGTAAATGGTGTTATTACATCGGATTATACGTCTCTCCAAGTTGCTCAGATTATACTTGAACGTTTGGCAAAGAATCCAAATCTTATACCAAACAAGCTCGATACACTTATAGGAAGCACAGGTTCTGTTATTTCTGAGATAAGTAACGTTTACAACAGTCTAAGACAGATGCCACTAATATTAGACGAAATATACATTTACCAAGGAAAAAGTTTGGAAAAGATCGTTAGACCTTCTTTTGTTAGCACGTTCATAGAGGGGACAAAGCGATTTTTCAACTCATTCAGAGCAATGGATTTGCAAAATAAAATGAAAAATGAATCAAATTTGCGACTACTGAATATCTGGGTAAACAGGCCAAGACCATATGTGGATATACTCCAGCAATTGATAGACAAAGACTTTACTCCAAGAACGAAAATTTACGTAAAACTATCGATAATGCGTGATGAACAAAAGCTAATACTCGCAAACGCGGCTAAAAAATCACCTGACATTGCACTTGGTATAAGTAATTGGATACCATTCGAAATGGGAATTCGTGGTGCAGCTCTTGATTTAACGCGCTTCCCAGATTTTGGGAAATTTATAAACAATTTCTATCCTGGCTCATTGATACCATATTTTTACGAAGAACACTGTTATGGTTTACCTGAAACACTGGACTTTTATGTACTTTTCTACAGGAAAGATATAATGCAATATCTTAATATACCAATTCCAAAAACCTGGGAAGATGTTAAATTAATTCTTCCAGAACTTCAAAGAAACGGTATGAATTTTTACATACCACTTGGTGGTTCTACTTCTTTCAAAGCCTGGATGACAACTGCACCATTTATCATGCAATACCATGGTAAACTATTTACAAAAGATGGACTCAAAACCGCAATTGATTCTCCTGAAACATTGAAAGCTTTGAAGGAAATGACAGAACTCTTTACTATGTATGGAATGCCTGTACAAGTAGCAAATTTCTTCGAAAGCTTCAGAAAAGGCGAAATTCCTATTGGTATTGGAAATTTGACAAACTATATTCAGCTGGTAATTGCGGCTCCCGAACTTTCAGGCAGATGGGGTATTAGACCATCCCCCGGTGTAAAGTATGGAAATGTCATCGAAAGATGGCAGACAGGTTCTGCACAGGCTGTTGTTATTTTCAATGACACAAAGTATCCAGTTGAAGCTTGGGAATTTGTTAAGTGGTGGCTCTCAAAAGAAACACAAGAAAATTTTGTAAATCAAGTAGTTAGTACATATGGTATAGAGTATCTTTTTCTACCATCAAATCGTTATGCTATAGATAATGTTCCTCTCAAACGTGAGGATCTTCTAATACTGAAAGAACAGTTTCAATGGCTTCAAGAAATACCAAAAATGCCCGCAAGCTATGTTCTTGAGAGAGAAATTAGCAACGTATGGAACAAGGTTGTTCTTGAAGGTAAAGTGTTAAGAGTCGCTGTCGATGACGCTGTTAATATAGTGAACAAAGAATTTGCACGAAAATTGGAAGAGTTTGGATATTACAAAGATGGTAAGCCATTCAAGCCGTTTAAAATATACACTGTTGACGACATTTTAGAATTTTACAAAAAGAAATAA
- a CDS encoding extracellular solute-binding protein: MKRLFLLVLLVVFSIFGLAKVTITYVNWNLGLDIEKAMVEEFMKLYPDIEVKIITAEGNYEDWLIAQAAAGKLPDVIMIPNIPMALTNDWALDLTRMAMADPEWKNIPAPIRNATVYNNKIYAIPAGLYFMGYFVNDDLFEKYNVKPLKFAPSWPEFLSAVKKLTIPKDGIIGLAEEVQIPEWYPAMKNLRLGWYTWDGKQYNLDDPSFTEAVNIAKQLWQGKYVYDALPEEQKKQYNAGWYGDVWNQGKIAIRWSGTWDTPFFSTLPFKSRFIGVPGGRTPVVGDFFIIAKTTKYPKEAFTFAKFVTFGKDGILKRLELDKKNQWSSMPLTTEKAVLDRYFAVKRLYPGIDEAYAKISSGIIEGVKIVPGYIQSRWTAPTGIKVGDNPNANIGDVIWNAMRGPVNIADYVKQLNKIANDQYQNAIKKISIMTK, from the coding sequence ATGAAAAGGTTATTTTTGTTAGTTTTGTTAGTGGTCTTCAGTATTTTTGGTCTTGCAAAGGTTACCATAACATATGTTAACTGGAACCTTGGGTTAGATATCGAAAAAGCTATGGTGGAGGAATTCATGAAGCTTTATCCAGATATTGAAGTTAAGATCATCACAGCCGAAGGTAACTATGAAGATTGGTTAATTGCTCAAGCAGCTGCTGGAAAGTTGCCGGATGTTATTATGATTCCTAACATTCCAATGGCATTAACAAACGACTGGGCTCTTGATCTTACAAGGATGGCAATGGCAGATCCCGAATGGAAAAATATCCCCGCTCCTATAAGAAACGCAACGGTTTACAATAACAAAATTTATGCAATCCCCGCTGGATTGTATTTCATGGGATACTTTGTAAACGACGATCTATTCGAAAAATACAACGTTAAACCTCTCAAATTTGCACCTTCCTGGCCTGAATTTCTTTCTGCGGTTAAAAAGCTTACAATACCTAAAGATGGAATAATCGGACTTGCAGAAGAAGTACAAATCCCAGAATGGTACCCGGCAATGAAAAATCTTAGACTTGGGTGGTATACATGGGATGGTAAGCAATATAACCTTGATGATCCATCGTTTACAGAAGCTGTGAATATAGCCAAACAGCTTTGGCAGGGTAAATACGTTTACGATGCCTTGCCAGAAGAACAGAAAAAACAATACAATGCTGGATGGTACGGAGATGTTTGGAATCAGGGAAAAATAGCAATAAGGTGGTCTGGTACATGGGATACACCTTTCTTTTCAACGCTCCCATTCAAGAGTAGATTCATTGGAGTACCAGGTGGTAGAACACCTGTTGTAGGTGACTTTTTCATTATTGCAAAGACTACAAAATATCCAAAGGAAGCATTTACATTCGCAAAATTTGTAACATTCGGAAAGGATGGCATACTGAAAAGATTGGAACTCGATAAGAAAAATCAATGGTCGTCTATGCCATTAACAACAGAAAAGGCTGTTCTCGATAGGTATTTTGCCGTTAAAAGACTATATCCAGGTATTGATGAAGCATACGCGAAAATTAGTTCCGGTATCATTGAAGGAGTAAAGATCGTGCCAGGTTATATTCAATCAAGGTGGACAGCTCCTACTGGTATAAAAGTTGGGGATAATCCAAATGCTAATATTGGAGATGTCATTTGGAATGCCATGAGAGGACCAGTAAATATTGCAGACTATGTCAAGCAACTCAACAAAATAGCAAATGATCAATATCAAAACGCCATAAAGAAAATCTCTATAATGACAAAATGA
- a CDS encoding glycosyl transferase family 36, producing the protein MDKLFESKYGYFTKDGKEYVITNPYTPRPWVNVISNGDYSIIASHTGSGYSWRGNAGQNRITRLYQDLIKDNWGKYYYIRDIESGKFWSASWKPVKADYQLYEVVHGIGYTIYKHKVHDVYSELKVFVSINAPVEFAWLTLRNEDNKVRKLDVTSYFEWVLGNFPDEHREFHKLFIVPSFENNTIFVRKYLGQFPDEKGRWNNTDWDHVAFHSVNVPVKSYTCDKESFIGMYGSEERPRAMKSKILETKCDRFGDACASLQVEIELAPGESKDIVFTIGAAKIGEEDPFELSKKYTDVNTARDELENVKVFWMDMLEKELVETPDEGLNIMTNYWLKYQAISGRIWAKSGYYQVSAGYGFRDQLQDAQIFFALKPELAKKQILLHAAHQFQEGDVLHWWFTIRGGGPRTHCSDDLLWLPFITQEYIKETLDYSILDEVVPFLDGTEATLYEHCKRAIEKSFKRFSPRGLPLIGEHDWNDGLNAVGTDWKGESIWLAHFIYKLLNDFIPIIEQKGDLRFAKKCKDVIETLKESVNKYAWDGDWFIRATKDNGEELGSKKNEEGQIFLNAQVWAVISNITDEQRKHKAMESVKKYLLKDYGALLLYPAYTKPQKDIGYITRYAPGLRENGGVYTHAATWAVWAFALMKDVDAMYKAYKGICPPYRSYDIDKYWAEPYVTCGNSDGPTSPHYGRGGWTWYTGSAQWLQRIATHWILGIRPNYGYIDIDPVIPAHWNGFKYKRVFDNTTYLFEVKNPENVSYGVKALIFDGKEVDRIPILKDGNTHKVEVILGRTNK; encoded by the coding sequence ATGGATAAGTTATTCGAAAGCAAGTATGGCTATTTTACTAAAGACGGAAAAGAGTATGTGATAACCAATCCATACACACCTCGTCCATGGGTTAATGTGATCAGTAATGGTGACTATTCAATAATAGCATCACACACAGGAAGCGGTTATTCATGGCGTGGCAACGCGGGCCAAAACAGGATTACCAGATTGTATCAAGATCTAATCAAAGATAATTGGGGAAAGTATTACTATATCAGAGATATTGAAAGTGGTAAATTTTGGTCAGCTTCATGGAAACCAGTTAAAGCAGATTACCAACTTTATGAAGTTGTACATGGTATAGGTTACACCATATATAAGCACAAAGTACATGATGTATACTCCGAGCTAAAGGTGTTTGTGTCCATAAATGCGCCAGTAGAATTTGCCTGGTTGACATTGAGGAACGAGGATAATAAGGTAAGAAAACTTGATGTCACGTCTTATTTTGAATGGGTACTTGGAAATTTTCCAGACGAACACAGAGAATTTCATAAACTGTTTATAGTTCCTTCCTTCGAAAATAATACGATATTCGTGAGAAAATATCTTGGTCAGTTTCCTGATGAAAAGGGAAGGTGGAATAATACAGATTGGGATCACGTAGCTTTTCACAGTGTTAATGTTCCAGTAAAATCCTATACATGTGATAAGGAGAGTTTCATTGGGATGTATGGCAGTGAGGAACGCCCAAGAGCGATGAAAAGTAAGATATTGGAAACAAAATGTGATAGATTCGGTGATGCTTGTGCCTCTTTGCAAGTTGAAATTGAACTCGCACCTGGTGAAAGCAAAGATATTGTTTTTACAATAGGAGCTGCAAAGATAGGTGAAGAAGATCCGTTTGAGCTTTCTAAAAAATATACAGATGTCAACACTGCAAGGGACGAATTGGAAAATGTCAAAGTATTTTGGATGGATATGCTTGAAAAAGAATTAGTTGAAACACCAGACGAAGGCTTGAACATCATGACGAACTATTGGTTGAAGTATCAAGCAATATCAGGAAGAATATGGGCAAAATCAGGCTACTACCAAGTCTCAGCTGGTTATGGATTCAGAGATCAACTCCAAGATGCCCAGATTTTTTTTGCACTTAAACCTGAGCTCGCGAAAAAACAAATACTTTTGCATGCTGCACATCAATTTCAAGAAGGTGATGTGTTACATTGGTGGTTTACCATTCGCGGTGGTGGTCCAAGGACTCATTGTTCAGATGATTTGTTGTGGTTACCCTTTATAACGCAAGAGTACATCAAAGAAACTTTGGACTATTCAATTCTTGATGAAGTTGTACCATTCTTAGATGGTACAGAGGCAACTTTGTATGAGCATTGTAAACGTGCAATCGAGAAGTCATTCAAGAGGTTTTCGCCAAGAGGTTTACCATTGATAGGTGAACATGATTGGAATGATGGTCTAAATGCTGTTGGTACGGATTGGAAAGGTGAAAGCATATGGCTTGCTCACTTTATATACAAATTGCTTAACGATTTCATCCCAATAATCGAACAAAAAGGTGATCTTAGATTCGCAAAGAAATGCAAAGATGTAATAGAAACCTTGAAAGAATCTGTTAACAAATACGCATGGGATGGAGATTGGTTTATAAGAGCTACGAAAGACAACGGAGAAGAACTTGGTTCAAAGAAGAATGAAGAAGGGCAAATATTCTTAAATGCTCAGGTTTGGGCTGTTATAAGTAACATTACAGATGAACAAAGAAAACATAAAGCAATGGAATCAGTCAAGAAATATTTACTTAAAGATTATGGTGCTTTGTTACTGTATCCAGCTTACACTAAACCACAAAAGGACATAGGTTACATAACTCGTTACGCTCCTGGTTTAAGAGAAAACGGAGGTGTTTACACTCATGCAGCAACGTGGGCTGTTTGGGCATTTGCTTTAATGAAGGATGTTGACGCAATGTATAAAGCCTATAAAGGTATATGTCCACCTTATAGAAGCTACGACATTGACAAATATTGGGCAGAGCCTTATGTAACATGCGGCAACTCCGACGGTCCAACTTCACCACATTACGGTCGTGGTGGTTGGACCTGGTACACAGGCTCCGCGCAGTGGCTTCAGAGAATTGCAACACACTGGATACTTGGGATAAGACCAAACTACGGATACATAGATATTGATCCCGTAATTCCAGCTCATTGGAATGGTTTTAAGTACAAAAGAGTATTTGATAACACAACATATTTATTTGAAGTGAAAAATCCTGAAAATGTAAGTTATGGTGTGAAAGCGCTTATATTTGATGGAAAGGAAGTTGATAGGATACCTATTTTGAAAGATGGTAATACACACAAAGTTGAAGTTATACTCGGTCGTACAAATAAGTAG
- a CDS encoding beta-galactosidase, producing the protein MTFNNGVFIIDGKKEFIFSAEIHYFRLPQKDWEDRLEKIKNAGIDTISFYVPWFWHEIEDGTFDFHGKTDERRNLLGFMKIAELLGFNIIFKPGPYIMSELKNEGLPAWIYEKIPHAIAKTLDGKLHPTRVFSYLHPDFLRYVERWYDNVFSIAKEFNVVLIQIDNEVGMLQWITGHGDYNEDTLNRFSEFLKDNDKELCEELKTWTYGKKFSQRMTIMYHKFLRLYYAKYLDTLSSYIRKFGIDVPVIVNIHGFDTVEYAKRGKNYVVGVSQLMKAKNIENSILSGDYYIGNIVHENFSDLTIANSLMYAIQNVDQPLFSAEFQSGFQTDRPKLLPSTLELTSRLCIGQGMNGINYYMFAGGVNPDDYGLMGSYHDWQAPIGSNGELRRSYFVLKEFIAEIRDIEEKLLRSKPVFDTFFGFIPSYYSTEHFLEHGMNISEISFKRDISVFDGILRGLKLLNYNFKFIDLENGENIDPCKYNSLWVFSLKFMPRVVQQKLVRYVESGGKLILFPEVPFFDEFGNECTNILKMLGISNVNSQGGGFAKIFDTEVNAYNLETYKLDNECKVYGISREGDVCAFKKDYRNGAVLVLGCGIELEREYKLRVIESICNIMNIQRSFELVSEDGFLDGYMRRSDMEDIFFVNNYDDYDKKAKIIIGGSYITTAVIHSRSGKIFVFERSKIEKRGVTIHHG; encoded by the coding sequence GTGACTTTTAACAATGGCGTATTCATTATCGATGGAAAGAAAGAATTTATATTTTCTGCTGAGATACATTATTTCAGATTACCACAAAAAGACTGGGAAGATAGGCTAGAAAAAATTAAAAATGCAGGGATTGATACAATTAGTTTTTATGTTCCCTGGTTCTGGCATGAAATAGAAGATGGAACTTTCGATTTTCATGGTAAAACTGATGAAAGAAGAAATTTATTAGGTTTTATGAAAATCGCTGAATTGTTAGGGTTTAATATCATATTTAAACCAGGTCCGTATATTATGTCTGAGCTCAAAAACGAGGGTTTGCCAGCGTGGATTTACGAAAAGATTCCACATGCCATTGCAAAAACTTTGGATGGCAAATTACACCCAACAAGAGTTTTTTCTTATCTACACCCAGATTTTCTTAGGTATGTTGAAAGATGGTACGACAACGTTTTTAGTATAGCTAAGGAGTTTAACGTTGTTCTGATTCAGATAGATAATGAAGTAGGAATGTTGCAATGGATAACTGGACATGGTGATTATAACGAAGATACGTTAAATCGATTCAGTGAATTTTTGAAAGATAACGATAAAGAACTGTGTGAGGAGTTAAAAACTTGGACCTATGGAAAAAAATTTTCGCAGAGAATGACAATTATGTATCATAAATTCTTGAGACTTTACTATGCTAAATATTTAGACACACTTTCAAGTTACATACGTAAGTTTGGAATAGATGTTCCAGTAATAGTCAATATCCATGGTTTTGACACGGTAGAGTATGCAAAAAGGGGTAAGAACTATGTAGTAGGTGTTTCACAACTTATGAAAGCAAAAAATATAGAAAATTCTATCCTTTCTGGTGATTACTACATAGGAAATATAGTCCATGAAAATTTTTCTGACCTCACAATTGCTAATTCATTGATGTATGCCATTCAGAATGTTGATCAACCACTTTTTTCAGCTGAGTTCCAAAGCGGGTTTCAAACCGACCGACCAAAACTTTTACCATCAACACTGGAACTTACATCGAGATTGTGTATTGGACAAGGCATGAACGGAATAAATTACTACATGTTCGCTGGTGGTGTCAATCCAGACGACTATGGTTTGATGGGAAGTTACCACGATTGGCAAGCACCGATTGGATCAAACGGAGAACTGAGAAGGAGTTACTTTGTTTTGAAGGAATTCATTGCTGAGATAAGGGATATTGAGGAAAAACTTTTACGCTCAAAACCTGTGTTCGACACTTTTTTTGGTTTTATACCGTCGTATTACTCAACAGAGCATTTTTTGGAACATGGTATGAACATTTCGGAAATTTCTTTCAAAAGAGACATATCAGTTTTTGATGGAATTCTTCGTGGCCTTAAATTGCTAAACTACAACTTCAAGTTTATTGATCTTGAAAACGGTGAAAATATCGATCCATGTAAGTACAATTCACTGTGGGTTTTTTCATTGAAGTTTATGCCAAGAGTCGTGCAGCAAAAACTGGTAAGATATGTTGAAAGTGGTGGAAAATTGATTCTTTTCCCTGAGGTTCCGTTCTTTGACGAATTTGGTAATGAATGTACAAATATCCTTAAAATGCTCGGGATATCGAATGTAAATAGCCAGGGTGGTGGCTTTGCAAAGATATTTGATACAGAAGTAAATGCGTATAATTTAGAAACTTACAAATTAGACAATGAATGTAAGGTGTATGGCATCAGCAGAGAAGGAGATGTATGTGCTTTCAAAAAAGATTATAGAAATGGGGCTGTATTAGTGCTCGGCTGTGGTATAGAACTCGAAAGAGAATACAAACTGAGGGTTATAGAGAGTATATGCAATATCATGAACATACAGAGATCTTTTGAATTAGTCTCCGAAGACGGATTTTTGGACGGATATATGAGAAGATCGGATATGGAAGATATTTTTTTTGTTAACAATTACGATGATTACGACAAAAAGGCTAAGATTATTATTGGTGGTTCTTATATTACAACAGCTGTTATTCACTCAAGAAGTGGTAAAATTTTTGTATTTGAACGAAGCAAAATTGAGAAAAGGGGAGTGACTATACATCATGGATAA
- a CDS encoding LacI family transcriptional regulator — translation MATIKDVAKRAGVSISTVSYVLNNTGKISEETKEKVLKAAQELNYIPNNFAKRLKRQQYDLVALVVHEIKGPFYDALVRGIQDVLHSFGYNLLIYCTLENRKEDVDKFLRTDIVGGLIIMTPAVKNENILKWANQFKIVTLDRALKDQRVKSVRVNNEKGAYEVVKYLHELGHSKIGFMKGSKDSLDARERFRGFTRAMGELKLEVNDNWIFEGNFTEESGYEIIRSYLKRNKKRKLPTALFCSNDEMAIGALKAFKEFNISVPDDISIVGFDDIELASYVHPTLTTVRRPMYQLGSIAAHILLSLLTDKNEGLSNVVLDVELVIRESAKKLI, via the coding sequence ATGGCAACAATAAAAGATGTGGCAAAGCGTGCTGGTGTTTCAATCTCAACGGTTTCGTATGTACTAAACAACACAGGCAAGATAAGTGAGGAAACAAAGGAAAAGGTGCTTAAAGCTGCTCAGGAGCTTAATTACATACCGAATAATTTTGCCAAGAGATTGAAAAGACAACAATACGATCTTGTTGCACTTGTCGTCCATGAAATAAAAGGACCATTTTATGACGCACTTGTCAGGGGGATTCAAGATGTGTTGCATTCTTTTGGATACAACTTACTAATATATTGTACCCTTGAAAATAGAAAAGAAGATGTAGATAAATTTCTAAGAACCGACATAGTTGGTGGGCTTATCATCATGACACCAGCAGTAAAGAATGAAAATATACTCAAATGGGCAAACCAATTCAAGATAGTAACACTCGATAGAGCTTTAAAAGATCAAAGAGTAAAAAGTGTAAGGGTTAACAACGAAAAAGGTGCATACGAAGTAGTCAAATACCTACACGAACTTGGTCATTCAAAGATTGGATTTATGAAAGGTTCAAAAGATTCTCTCGATGCCCGTGAAAGGTTCAGAGGATTTACACGTGCTATGGGTGAACTCAAACTTGAAGTAAATGATAATTGGATATTCGAGGGAAATTTTACTGAAGAATCCGGATATGAAATTATCAGAAGTTATCTTAAAAGAAACAAGAAAAGGAAACTTCCAACCGCTCTGTTTTGTTCTAACGACGAGATGGCAATTGGTGCTCTCAAGGCTTTTAAAGAATTTAACATCTCTGTGCCTGATGATATATCAATTGTTGGTTTCGATGATATCGAATTAGCTTCCTACGTTCATCCTACCTTAACAACTGTACGCAGACCAATGTACCAACTTGGCTCGATAGCTGCACATATACTTCTAAGCTTACTTACAGATAAGAACGAAGGACTATCTAACGTTGTGCTTGACGTAGAACTTGTAATAAGGGAATCAGCAAAGAAGTTAATATAA